The following coding sequences are from one Dermacentor silvarum isolate Dsil-2018 chromosome 4, BIME_Dsil_1.4, whole genome shotgun sequence window:
- the LOC119448317 gene encoding uncharacterized protein LOC119448317, producing the protein MATPTAQVSFVHSNSPPRRSALPSPTPTSPQSKNLTTPPETPHIASTGVPSPPPQSNGLPSLPPRITPPLQVSPPPRVSPPPRVSPPPRLSPPPRVTPPPRLTPPSRVTTPPSVSAPRATPPPRVTPPPQVTPPSTMNLQSPPPLPATPTAFPSSLSPSTTTPARREGWPRSAIPTMPGSTVLKRGSRVSPSEKPFMRATSAWTARSGPLPAVNGNAQSPPFGSSQPLITSPSPLFGTHSANVALQRRIPLQPLRDRSVGQRPTRTKTPLENQLTAGSRWRSSRTGMSPL; encoded by the coding sequence ATGGCCACCCCGACGGCACAGGTCAGCTTTGTCCACAGCAACAGCCCTCCCAGAAGGAGCGCTTTGCCCTCGCCTACGCCGACCTCCCCTCAATCTAAAAACTTGACGACGCCACCGGAAACACCTCACATCGCTTCTACCGGGGTCCCTAGCCCGCCGCCTCAAAGTAACGGCTTGCCGTCACTGCCACCTAGAATAACACCACCGCTTCAGGTGTCACCGCCTCCAAGGGTGTCACCGCCTCCAAGGGTGTCACCTCCTCCACGGCTGTCACCTCCTCCACGGGTGACACCACCTCCACGGCTAACTCCTCCATCCCGGGTCACAACACCTCCTTCCGTATCAGCACCTCGGGCGACACCACCTCCCAGGGTGACACCGCCGCCTCAAGTAACACCGCCGTCAACAATGAACTTGCAATCACCTCCTCCGTTGCCAGCGACTCCAACGGCTTTTCCAAGCAGCCTATCTCCATCGACGACAACACCCGCGAGAAGGGAAGGCTGGCCTCGCAGTGCCATACCCACAATGCCCGGAAGCACAGTGCTCAAGAGGGGCTCAAGAGTGTCTCCATCGGAGAAACCCTTCATGAGGGCCACCTCAGCCTGGACTGCGAGGTCGGGACCGTTGCCTGCTGTCAATGGGAACGCGCAGTCGCCGCCGTTCGGGTCATCCCAACCGCTGATCACGTCCCCGTCTCCTCTCTTTGGAACACACTCTGCGAACGTTGCTCTGCAGCGTCGAATACCTTTACAGCCACTTCGCGACCGATCGGTGGGACAGCGCCCGACCAGAACGAAGACGCCGTTGGAGAACCAACTAACAGCAGGTTCGCGGTGGCGAAGTTCAAGGACGGGCATGAGCCCACTGTGA